Proteins encoded together in one Thermomonospora curvata DSM 43183 window:
- a CDS encoding P-II family nitrogen regulator: MKLITAVIKPFKLDEVKAALETAGVKGLTVSEASGYGRQKGHTEVYRGAEYKVDLVPKVRVEVLVDDVDADDVIDAIVKAAQTGKIGDGKVWAVPVDAVVRVRTGETGPEAL; this comes from the coding sequence ATGAAACTGATCACCGCGGTCATCAAGCCGTTCAAGCTCGACGAGGTCAAGGCCGCACTGGAGACCGCCGGAGTCAAGGGACTGACCGTCAGCGAGGCCAGTGGCTACGGCCGCCAGAAGGGCCACACCGAGGTCTACCGGGGCGCCGAGTACAAGGTCGACCTGGTGCCCAAGGTGCGGGTCGAGGTCCTGGTGGACGACGTCGACGCCGACGACGTGATCGACGCCATCGTCAAGGCGGCGCAGACCGGCAAGATCGGCGACGGCAAGGTCTGGGCCGTCCCGGTCGATGCGGTCGTGCGGGTCCGCACCGGGGAGACCGGCCCCGAGGCCCTGTAG
- the trmD gene encoding tRNA (guanosine(37)-N1)-methyltransferase TrmD: MRIDIVSIFPDYFAPLDISLLGKARRRGLIEVHVHDLRQWTHDRHRTVDDTPYGGGPGMVMKPDPWGEALDAIAPGGQSADAAPRLIVPTPSGRPFTQAMAVELAAEPWLIFACGRYEGIDSRVVEEARTRMRVDEVSIGDYVLAGGEVAVLVIVEAVGRLVPGVLGNADSVADDSFAPGSMENLLEGPVYTKPPVWRGRAVPEVLLSGHHAAIARWRRDQALRRTAANRPDLIAALDPARLDERDRQVLAEAGLPPGGEPVAD, encoded by the coding sequence ATGCGGATCGACATCGTCTCCATCTTTCCCGACTACTTCGCGCCCCTGGACATCTCCCTGCTGGGCAAGGCGCGCCGCCGCGGCCTCATCGAGGTGCACGTCCATGACCTGCGCCAGTGGACCCACGACCGGCACCGCACCGTCGACGACACCCCCTATGGCGGCGGCCCCGGCATGGTCATGAAACCCGACCCGTGGGGCGAGGCCCTGGACGCCATCGCCCCGGGCGGCCAAAGCGCCGACGCCGCGCCGCGGCTGATCGTGCCGACCCCGAGCGGACGGCCGTTCACCCAGGCCATGGCCGTGGAACTGGCCGCAGAGCCCTGGCTGATCTTCGCCTGCGGACGGTATGAGGGCATCGACTCGCGCGTCGTCGAGGAGGCCCGCACCCGGATGCGGGTCGATGAGGTCAGCATCGGCGACTACGTCCTGGCCGGCGGCGAGGTCGCGGTGCTGGTCATCGTCGAGGCCGTCGGCCGGCTGGTGCCGGGGGTGCTGGGCAACGCCGACTCGGTCGCCGACGACTCCTTCGCCCCCGGCTCCATGGAGAACCTGCTGGAAGGACCCGTCTACACCAAGCCCCCGGTGTGGCGGGGCCGGGCCGTCCCGGAGGTCCTGCTGTCGGGCCACCACGCGGCGATCGCCCGCTGGCGGCGCGACCAGGCGCTGCGGCGCACCGCCGCCAACCGCCCCGACCTGATCGCCGCACTGGACCCGGCCCGCTTGGACGAGCGCGACCGGCAGGTGCTCGCCGAGGCCGGATTGCCGCCGGGCGGCGAACCTGTGGCAGACTAG
- the rpsP gene encoding 30S ribosomal protein S16 — protein MAVKIKLKRLGKIRNPQYRIVVADARTKRDGRAIEEIGKYHPKEEPSLIEVNSERAQYWLSVGAQPTEPVLKILKITGDWQKFKGEPGAEGTLKVAEPKPDRKARYEAALKEAMKEDEAPATTPKAKKKAKPESKATESGEAAEAKSEG, from the coding sequence GTGGCAGTCAAGATCAAGCTCAAGCGTCTGGGGAAGATCCGGAACCCGCAGTACCGGATCGTCGTCGCCGATGCCCGCACCAAGCGGGATGGCCGGGCCATCGAGGAGATCGGCAAGTACCACCCCAAGGAGGAGCCCTCGCTGATCGAGGTGAACTCCGAGCGGGCGCAGTACTGGCTCAGCGTGGGCGCGCAGCCGACCGAGCCGGTGCTGAAGATCCTCAAGATCACCGGCGACTGGCAGAAGTTCAAGGGCGAGCCCGGTGCCGAGGGCACGCTCAAGGTGGCCGAGCCCAAGCCCGACCGCAAGGCCCGCTACGAGGCCGCCCTCAAGGAGGCCATGAAGGAGGACGAGGCTCCCGCCACCACTCCCAAGGCCAAGAAGAAGGCCAAGCCCGAGTCCAAGGCCACCGAGTCGGGTGAGGCCGCAGAAGCCAAGAGCGAGGGCTGA
- the rimM gene encoding ribosome maturation factor RimM (Essential for efficient processing of 16S rRNA), whose protein sequence is MRDDQVVVGRIGRPHGVRGEVTVDVRTDDPDARFAPGAVLDTDPPHLGPLTVERARWHVGRLLLRFTGVDDRTAAEKLRGTWLVVDTGDLPPLEDPDEFHDHELIGLTAVTTDGTPVGTVRDILHYAQDLLVIRRETGGEALVPFVAALVPEVDVAGGRIVIDPPPGLLDES, encoded by the coding sequence ATGCGAGACGATCAGGTGGTGGTCGGCCGCATCGGCCGGCCGCATGGCGTTCGCGGCGAGGTCACGGTGGATGTGCGGACCGACGATCCCGATGCCCGGTTCGCGCCCGGTGCCGTGCTCGACACCGACCCGCCGCACCTTGGGCCGCTGACGGTCGAGCGCGCCCGCTGGCACGTCGGCCGTCTGCTCCTGCGCTTCACCGGTGTCGACGACCGCACCGCCGCCGAGAAACTGCGCGGCACGTGGCTGGTCGTCGACACCGGGGACCTGCCTCCCCTGGAGGATCCCGACGAGTTCCACGACCATGAGCTGATCGGGCTGACGGCGGTGACCACCGACGGCACCCCGGTCGGAACCGTCCGCGACATCCTCCACTACGCCCAGGACCTGCTGGTGATCCGCCGCGAAACCGGCGGTGAGGCCCTGGTGCCCTTCGTCGCCGCCTTGGTCCCCGAGGTGGACGTCGCCGGCGGCCGTATCGTCATCGATCCGCCTCCCGGCCTGCTGGACGAGTCCTGA
- a CDS encoding [protein-PII] uridylyltransferase — protein sequence MKETTGRFKAATAVEGAGAGGLEEARKALAAARARRGAELDRWLAGLLEATGAAREVALVAVGSHSRGELTPGGDLDLVLVHRGRPDIAQIADRIWYPVWDRGLRLDHSVRTVREARKVAGSDIKAAMGLLGARLLAGDQDLADQLRAVVLTDWRAQARRRLAELAELTRRRWADRGELAFLLEGDLKEAKGGLRDVYTMQAAAATWAVPGPGERVRAAHDLLLDVRHALHETTGRAGDRLHLQEQDAVAHLLGLPDGAALLRVIVAAARTVSYAADNLWRHVDRFCADRPRGIRVARPGGRVERRPVGDGAVEHEGEVVLARGADLTDPVLPLCVAAAAAQAGLPLAPATAEQLAAKVPPLPVPWPAEARDALVSLLGAGPAAIPVWEALDQAGVIVRELPEWEQVRNRPQRNPVHRFTVDRHLVETAAGAAAMTRDVARPDLLLVGALLHDIGKGRPGDHSRTGAALARTMAARMGFCDTDADVLETVVLHHLLLPDTATRRDLDDPVTIQTVAQKVSAVPGRGRQVLEILAALAVADAQATGPAAWGAWKARLIEELVRRVDACLAGGAPPRNGLDPTPEQLALARHDGAAVRIAGSRVTVAVPDRPGLLWRTAGVLALHRLVVRTARVFASAGAGTAVLDFTAVPEYGTPPDPAALEADLRRMLAGRLDVAGLLERRAAAVRRRPGAPVPPPRVTIVEDASDTATVVEVRAHDRPGLLWRIGQAIGACGLQVDKARVDTLGAEAVDVFYVVDAQGRPLREPAALSALREKVLAALR from the coding sequence TTGAAAGAGACGACCGGAAGGTTCAAGGCGGCCACGGCGGTGGAGGGCGCCGGGGCCGGCGGGCTGGAGGAGGCGCGCAAGGCGCTGGCGGCGGCCCGGGCGCGGCGGGGGGCCGAACTGGACCGCTGGCTGGCCGGGCTGCTGGAGGCCACCGGTGCCGCGCGGGAGGTCGCGCTGGTCGCGGTGGGCAGCCACAGCCGCGGAGAGCTGACCCCCGGCGGCGATCTGGACCTGGTGCTGGTGCACCGGGGACGGCCGGACATCGCCCAGATCGCCGACCGGATCTGGTACCCCGTCTGGGACCGCGGGCTGCGCCTGGACCACTCGGTGCGCACCGTGCGGGAGGCCAGGAAGGTCGCCGGCAGCGACATCAAGGCCGCCATGGGCCTGCTCGGCGCCCGCCTGCTGGCCGGCGACCAGGACCTGGCCGACCAGCTGCGCGCCGTCGTGCTGACCGACTGGCGCGCCCAGGCCCGGCGGCGGCTGGCCGAGCTGGCCGAGCTGACCCGGCGGCGCTGGGCCGACCGCGGCGAACTGGCGTTCCTGCTCGAAGGCGACCTCAAGGAGGCCAAGGGCGGGCTGCGGGACGTGTACACCATGCAGGCGGCCGCCGCCACCTGGGCGGTGCCCGGCCCCGGCGAGCGCGTGCGCGCCGCCCACGACCTGCTGCTGGACGTCCGGCACGCGCTGCACGAGACCACCGGCCGCGCCGGAGACCGGCTGCACCTGCAGGAACAGGACGCCGTGGCGCACCTGCTGGGCCTGCCCGACGGCGCCGCCCTGCTGCGCGTCATCGTCGCCGCCGCCCGCACCGTCTCCTATGCCGCCGACAACCTGTGGCGGCACGTCGACCGGTTCTGCGCCGACCGGCCCCGCGGCATCCGCGTCGCCCGCCCCGGCGGGCGGGTCGAACGGCGCCCGGTGGGCGATGGGGCCGTCGAGCACGAGGGGGAGGTCGTGCTGGCCCGCGGCGCCGACCTGACCGACCCGGTGCTGCCGCTGTGCGTGGCGGCGGCCGCCGCCCAGGCCGGGCTGCCGCTGGCGCCCGCCACCGCCGAGCAGCTGGCCGCCAAGGTCCCGCCGCTGCCGGTGCCCTGGCCCGCCGAGGCCCGCGACGCGCTGGTGTCGCTGCTGGGCGCCGGGCCCGCGGCGATCCCCGTCTGGGAGGCGCTCGACCAGGCCGGGGTGATCGTGCGGGAGCTGCCCGAATGGGAGCAGGTGCGCAACCGGCCGCAGCGCAACCCCGTCCACCGCTTCACCGTGGACCGGCACCTGGTGGAGACCGCGGCCGGGGCCGCCGCCATGACCCGTGACGTCGCCCGCCCCGACCTGCTGCTGGTCGGGGCGCTGTTGCACGACATCGGCAAGGGACGGCCCGGCGACCACTCCCGCACCGGCGCCGCGCTGGCCCGCACGATGGCCGCCCGGATGGGTTTTTGCGACACCGACGCCGATGTGCTGGAGACGGTCGTGCTGCACCACCTGCTGCTGCCCGACACCGCCACCCGGCGCGACCTGGACGACCCGGTGACCATCCAGACCGTGGCCCAGAAGGTGTCGGCCGTGCCCGGCCGGGGCCGGCAGGTGCTGGAGATTCTGGCGGCGCTGGCGGTCGCCGACGCGCAGGCCACCGGGCCGGCCGCCTGGGGCGCCTGGAAGGCCCGGCTGATCGAGGAGCTGGTGCGGCGCGTGGACGCCTGCCTGGCCGGCGGCGCGCCCCCGCGCAACGGGCTGGACCCCACCCCCGAGCAGCTGGCGCTGGCCCGCCACGACGGCGCGGCGGTGCGGATCGCCGGCTCCCGGGTCACCGTCGCGGTGCCGGACCGGCCCGGCCTGCTGTGGCGCACGGCCGGGGTGCTGGCCCTGCACCGCCTGGTGGTGCGGACCGCCCGGGTGTTCGCCTCGGCCGGCGCCGGCACCGCGGTGCTGGACTTCACCGCCGTCCCCGAATACGGCACCCCGCCCGACCCGGCCGCCCTGGAGGCCGATCTGCGCCGGATGCTCGCCGGCCGGCTGGATGTGGCGGGCCTGCTGGAACGGCGCGCCGCGGCGGTGCGCCGCCGTCCGGGAGCGCCGGTGCCGCCGCCGCGGGTCACCATCGTCGAGGACGCCTCCGACACCGCCACGGTGGTGGAGGTCCGCGCCCACGACCGGCCCGGCCTGCTGTGGCGGATCGGCCAGGCCATCGGCGCCTGCGGCCTGCAGGTCGACAAGGCCCGGGTGGACACCCTGGGCGCGGAGGCGGTGGACGTCTTCTACGTGGTGGACGCCCAGGGCCGTCCCCTGCGGGAACCGGCCGCCCTGTCGGCGCTGCGGGAGAAGGTCCTGGCCGCGCTCCGCTGA
- a CDS encoding RNA-binding protein — translation MLEEALEHLVRGIVEHPDDVQVRPRRIKGGRVLEVRVHPDDLGKVIGRSGRTAKALRTVIGSLSGGRHVRVDLLDINEVR, via the coding sequence GTGCTCGAAGAAGCGCTCGAGCACTTGGTCCGCGGGATCGTCGAGCACCCGGACGACGTCCAGGTGCGTCCCCGCCGGATCAAGGGCGGCCGGGTCCTGGAGGTGCGGGTGCACCCCGATGACCTCGGCAAGGTCATCGGCCGCAGCGGGCGCACCGCCAAGGCCCTGCGCACCGTCATCGGCAGCCTGTCCGGCGGCCGGCATGTACGGGTGGACCTGCTGGACATCAATGAGGTCCGCTGA
- a CDS encoding ammonium transporter — protein MEIDSGNTAWVMTSAALVLLMTPGLAFFYGGMTRAKSVLNMMMMSFVSMAVVGVLWALYAYSLAFSDGGALNSVIGGLGDWGLVGLENQVDDGLPTLVFVAFQATFAILTTALISGAIADRAKFGAWVVFTVIWVTVVYAPLAHWVWGGGWIGEMGALDFAGGTVVHINAGAAALALALVLGKRKGWPRDPMRPHNLPFVLLGAGLLWFGWFGFNAGSELAADTVSGVAFINTLVCTAAAAFGWIAVEKLRHGASTTLGIASGVVAGLVAITPACAFVTPIGAIVIGLVAGVLCAFAVSLKYKLGYDDSLDVVGVHLVGGVIGALMIGLVATTAVNDGGADGLLAGGGLSLLGKQAVGVVASIIYSFVVSYIIGKLIDVTMGFRISEEDEVAGVDSTSHAETAYDFGSIHAGGAAGGIAAASSADSAPTKVEA, from the coding sequence ATGGAAATCGATAGCGGCAACACCGCCTGGGTGATGACGAGCGCGGCGTTGGTCCTGCTCATGACGCCAGGCCTGGCCTTCTTCTACGGAGGCATGACCCGCGCCAAGAGCGTGCTCAACATGATGATGATGAGCTTCGTCAGCATGGCCGTGGTCGGCGTGCTGTGGGCTCTCTACGCGTACTCGCTCGCCTTCAGCGACGGCGGTGCGCTCAACAGCGTCATCGGCGGACTCGGTGACTGGGGCCTGGTGGGGCTGGAGAACCAGGTGGACGACGGTCTGCCGACCCTGGTGTTCGTCGCCTTCCAGGCCACGTTCGCCATCCTCACCACCGCCCTGATCAGCGGCGCGATCGCCGACCGCGCCAAGTTCGGCGCCTGGGTGGTCTTCACCGTCATCTGGGTGACCGTGGTCTACGCCCCGCTGGCCCACTGGGTGTGGGGCGGCGGCTGGATCGGCGAGATGGGCGCCCTGGACTTCGCCGGCGGCACCGTGGTCCACATCAACGCCGGTGCGGCGGCGCTGGCGCTGGCGCTGGTGCTGGGCAAGCGCAAGGGCTGGCCGCGCGACCCGATGCGGCCGCACAACCTGCCGTTCGTCCTGCTGGGCGCGGGCCTGCTGTGGTTCGGCTGGTTCGGCTTCAACGCCGGTTCGGAGCTGGCCGCCGACACGGTCTCCGGCGTCGCCTTCATCAACACGCTGGTGTGCACCGCCGCCGCGGCCTTCGGCTGGATCGCGGTGGAGAAGCTGCGCCACGGCGCCTCCACGACGCTGGGCATCGCCTCCGGCGTGGTGGCCGGCCTGGTCGCCATCACCCCGGCCTGTGCCTTCGTCACCCCCATCGGCGCCATCGTGATCGGCCTCGTCGCCGGTGTGCTCTGCGCCTTCGCCGTCAGCCTGAAGTACAAGCTGGGCTATGACGACTCCCTGGACGTGGTCGGCGTCCACCTGGTCGGCGGCGTGATCGGCGCCCTGATGATCGGCCTGGTGGCCACCACCGCCGTCAACGACGGCGGCGCGGACGGCCTGCTGGCCGGCGGCGGCCTGAGCCTGCTGGGCAAGCAGGCGGTCGGCGTGGTCGCCAGCATCATCTACTCCTTCGTCGTCAGCTACATCATCGGCAAGCTCATCGACGTCACCATGGGCTTCCGGATCAGCGAGGAGGACGAGGTGGCCGGCGTCGACAGCACCTCGCACGCCGAGACCGCCTACGACTTCGGCAGCATCCACGCCGGTGGCGCCGCCGGCGGGATCGCCGCGGCGTCCTCCGCCGACAGCGCCCCCACGAAGGTTGAGGCATAA
- the ftsY gene encoding signal recognition particle-docking protein FtsY yields the protein MEYVILIVALAVLALVVGGLLLVRPRRTTRLPSAPPERPAASGEGSTAVLEREPAAPTLERAPPAEPAAPPKPEIEIPPPSAGRLVRLRARLARSQNALGHVLLGLLSRDTLDEDAWDEIEDTLISADIGVAVAREITEALRTRVQVMGARTPEEVRALLREELLRQVTNGFDEKTDRRLRTARHGDRPAVVMVVGVNGTGKTTTCGKLARVLVGDGNTVLLGAADTFRAAAADQLETWGKRVGAEVVRKGEGADPGSVAFDAVRQGIEGKVDTVIIDTAGRLHTKTGLMDELGKVKRVVEKQATVDEVLLVLDATTGQNGMQQARVFAEVVNVTGIVLTKLDGTAKGGIVIAVQRELGVPVKLVGLGEGPDDLAPFEAEPFVDAIIGE from the coding sequence ATGGAATACGTGATCCTCATAGTCGCACTGGCCGTGCTCGCCCTCGTGGTGGGCGGCCTGCTCCTGGTGCGGCCCCGCCGCACCACCCGCCTGCCGTCTGCGCCGCCGGAGAGGCCGGCGGCGAGCGGGGAGGGCTCGACCGCCGTCTTGGAACGGGAGCCGGCGGCGCCCACGCTGGAGCGGGCGCCCCCGGCCGAACCGGCGGCCCCGCCCAAACCGGAGATCGAGATCCCGCCGCCGTCGGCGGGCCGGCTGGTGCGGCTGCGGGCCAGGCTGGCGAGGTCCCAAAACGCCCTGGGCCACGTCCTGCTGGGACTGCTGTCCCGCGACACCCTCGATGAGGACGCCTGGGACGAGATCGAAGACACCCTGATCTCGGCCGACATCGGCGTGGCGGTGGCCCGCGAGATCACCGAGGCGCTGCGGACCCGGGTGCAGGTGATGGGCGCCCGCACCCCCGAGGAGGTCCGCGCGCTGCTCCGGGAGGAGCTGCTGCGGCAGGTCACCAACGGGTTCGACGAGAAGACCGACCGCAGGCTGCGCACCGCCCGGCACGGCGACCGGCCCGCCGTGGTGATGGTCGTCGGCGTCAATGGCACCGGCAAGACCACCACCTGCGGCAAGTTGGCGCGGGTGCTGGTGGGCGACGGCAACACCGTGCTGCTGGGCGCCGCCGACACCTTCCGCGCCGCCGCCGCCGACCAGCTGGAGACCTGGGGCAAGCGGGTCGGCGCCGAGGTGGTGCGCAAGGGCGAGGGCGCCGACCCCGGCAGCGTCGCCTTCGACGCGGTCAGGCAGGGCATCGAGGGCAAGGTCGACACGGTGATCATCGACACCGCCGGCCGGCTGCACACCAAGACCGGGCTGATGGACGAGCTCGGCAAGGTCAAGCGGGTGGTGGAAAAGCAGGCCACGGTGGACGAGGTGCTGCTGGTCCTGGACGCCACCACCGGCCAGAACGGCATGCAGCAGGCCCGGGTGTTCGCCGAGGTGGTCAACGTCACCGGCATCGTGCTGACCAAGCTGGACGGCACCGCCAAGGGCGGCATCGTCATCGCGGTCCAGCGCGAGCTGGGCGTGCCGGTCAAGCTGGTCGGGCTGGGCGAGGGCCCCGACGACCTGGCGCCCTTTGAGGCCGAACCGTTCGTGGACGCGATCATCGGAGAGTGA
- the lepB gene encoding signal peptidase I yields MTHEDDRRNVRSEAEGAVPHNKQAVTPGEGVAEDRLNGSSPSAAVNPSEEETVARGEDFADGEEPEEDGKKEAKEGSFWKELPILIAVALVLALVIKAFAIQAFYIPSASMENTLQIGDRVLVNKIVYHTRDVQRGDIVVFNGLDSWDPEIEVAEPTNPIVKAFHWIGGAFGFIPGEKDYIKRVIGLPGDRVKCCDAEGRVTVNGVPLDERSYLYTDPVTGEQNKPSNEPFDVTVQPGNLWVMGDHREVSYDSRQHRGDPGGGAIPESRVIGRAFVVIWPLNRIDVLPIPKTFKQPALNAAGALLPATPFALGLIGAVPITWLNRRLRLRLAERASKRS; encoded by the coding sequence ATGACTCACGAGGACGATCGGAGAAACGTGCGTTCCGAGGCCGAGGGCGCGGTGCCCCACAACAAGCAGGCCGTGACCCCCGGCGAGGGAGTCGCCGAAGATCGCCTGAACGGGTCCTCTCCCAGCGCGGCCGTCAACCCCTCGGAGGAAGAGACCGTGGCTCGCGGCGAGGACTTCGCAGACGGCGAGGAGCCCGAAGAGGACGGCAAGAAGGAGGCCAAGGAGGGCTCCTTCTGGAAGGAACTGCCCATCCTCATCGCGGTGGCGCTGGTGCTGGCGCTGGTCATCAAGGCGTTCGCCATCCAGGCCTTCTACATCCCCTCGGCCTCGATGGAGAACACCCTGCAGATCGGCGACCGGGTGCTGGTCAACAAGATCGTCTACCACACCCGGGACGTGCAGCGCGGCGACATCGTGGTCTTCAACGGCCTGGACTCCTGGGACCCGGAGATCGAGGTCGCCGAGCCCACCAACCCGATCGTCAAGGCCTTCCACTGGATCGGCGGCGCCTTCGGCTTCATCCCCGGTGAGAAGGACTACATCAAGCGAGTCATCGGTCTGCCCGGCGACCGGGTCAAGTGCTGCGACGCCGAGGGACGCGTCACCGTCAACGGCGTCCCCCTCGATGAGCGCTCCTACCTGTACACCGACCCGGTGACCGGGGAGCAGAACAAGCCCTCCAACGAGCCGTTCGACGTCACCGTCCAGCCCGGCAACTTGTGGGTGATGGGCGACCACCGGGAGGTCTCCTACGACTCCCGCCAGCACCGCGGCGACCCCGGCGGCGGCGCCATCCCCGAAAGCCGGGTGATCGGCCGCGCGTTCGTCGTCATCTGGCCGCTCAACCGTATCGACGTCCTGCCGATCCCCAAGACCTTCAAGCAGCCCGCCCTCAACGCCGCCGGGGCTCTCCTGCCGGCCACCCCGTTCGCCCTGGGACTGATCGGCGCCGTCCCCATCACCTGGCTCAACCGCCGCCTGCGGCTGCGTCTGGCGGAACGCGCGAGCAAGCGGTCCTGA
- the ffh gene encoding signal recognition particle protein: MFETLSDRLTSVFSSLRSKGRLSEADINATAREIRIALLEADVALPVVKDFIAHVKERALGAEVSQALNPAQQVVKIVNEELIEILGGETRRLRFAKTPPTVIMLAGLQGAGKTTLAGKLAYWLKGQGHTPLLVAADLQRPNAVQQLQVMGERAGVPVFAPEPGNGVGDPVQVARRSVEEARRAQHDVVIIDTAGRLGVDAEMMQQAIDIRDAVSPDEILFVVDAMVGQDAVNTAQAFMDGVGFDGVVLTKLDGDARGGAALSVRHITGRPIMFASTGEKLEDFDLFHPDRMAGRILDMGDILTLIEQAERTFDAQQAERMTAKFASGEDLTLEDFLEQMMMVRKLGPIRNLLGMLPGMGQMRDQLDQIDDKDLDRVAAIIRSMTPAERANPKIINGSRRARIAAGSGTTVSEVNNLVTRFFEAQKMMRQVVGGMGLPGMPGGGRRKAAKGKSAKKKGKQRSGDPRKRAAAAKGSGDARPAPDALPQGLPPALGGGLPGGLPGALPPGFQMPDLNKLQVRKKKK, translated from the coding sequence GTGTTCGAGACGCTCTCCGACCGGCTGACGTCGGTCTTCTCCTCGCTGCGCAGCAAGGGCAGGCTGTCGGAAGCGGACATCAACGCCACCGCGCGCGAGATCCGCATCGCGCTGCTGGAGGCGGACGTGGCCCTGCCCGTCGTCAAGGACTTCATCGCGCACGTCAAGGAACGGGCCCTGGGGGCGGAGGTCTCCCAGGCGCTGAACCCGGCGCAGCAGGTCGTCAAGATCGTCAACGAGGAGCTGATCGAGATCCTCGGCGGCGAGACCCGCCGGTTGCGTTTCGCCAAGACCCCGCCGACGGTGATCATGCTGGCCGGCCTGCAGGGCGCCGGTAAGACCACCCTGGCCGGCAAGCTGGCCTACTGGCTCAAGGGCCAGGGCCACACCCCGCTGCTGGTCGCCGCCGACCTGCAGCGTCCCAACGCGGTCCAGCAGCTGCAGGTGATGGGGGAGCGGGCCGGGGTGCCGGTGTTCGCCCCCGAGCCGGGCAACGGCGTCGGCGACCCGGTCCAGGTGGCCCGCCGCTCGGTGGAGGAGGCCCGGCGCGCCCAGCACGATGTGGTCATCATCGACACCGCCGGCCGGCTCGGCGTGGACGCCGAGATGATGCAGCAGGCCATCGACATCCGCGACGCGGTCTCCCCCGACGAGATCCTGTTCGTGGTCGACGCGATGGTCGGCCAGGACGCGGTCAACACCGCCCAGGCGTTCATGGACGGCGTCGGCTTCGACGGGGTGGTGCTCACCAAGCTGGACGGCGACGCCCGCGGCGGCGCCGCCCTGTCGGTGCGGCACATCACCGGCCGGCCCATCATGTTCGCCTCCACCGGGGAGAAGCTGGAGGACTTCGACCTCTTCCACCCCGACCGGATGGCCGGCCGCATCCTCGACATGGGTGACATCCTCACCCTGATCGAGCAGGCCGAGCGGACCTTCGACGCCCAGCAGGCCGAGCGGATGACCGCCAAGTTCGCCTCGGGCGAGGATCTGACGCTGGAGGACTTCCTCGAGCAGATGATGATGGTCCGCAAGCTCGGGCCGATCCGGAACCTGCTGGGCATGCTGCCGGGCATGGGGCAGATGCGCGACCAGCTCGACCAGATCGACGACAAGGACCTGGACCGGGTCGCGGCCATCATCCGCTCCATGACCCCGGCCGAGCGCGCCAACCCCAAGATCATCAACGGTTCCCGCCGGGCCCGCATCGCAGCCGGCTCGGGCACCACGGTCAGCGAGGTCAACAACCTGGTCACCCGGTTCTTCGAGGCGCAGAAGATGATGCGCCAGGTGGTCGGCGGAATGGGCCTGCCGGGCATGCCCGGCGGCGGCCGCCGCAAGGCCGCCAAGGGCAAGAGCGCCAAGAAGAAGGGCAAGCAGCGCAGCGGCGACCCGCGCAAGCGCGCCGCCGCGGCCAAGGGCTCCGGCGACGCCCGCCCCGCGCCGGACGCCCTGCCCCAGGGGCTGCCCCCGGCGCTGGGCGGCGGCCTTCCCGGCGGGCTGCCGGGCGCGCTTCCCCCCGGCTTCCAGATGCCCGACCTGAACAAACTGCAGGTCCGCAAGAAGAAGAAGTGA
- the rplS gene encoding 50S ribosomal protein L19: protein MHTLIQEIEKAAMRADIPDFRPGDTLKVHVRVTEGNRSRIQVFQGVVIRRQGGGARETFTVRKVSYGVGVERTFPLNSPSIEKIEVVTRGDVRRAKLYYLRNLRGKAARIKEKRES, encoded by the coding sequence ATGCACACCCTGATCCAGGAGATCGAGAAGGCCGCGATGCGTGCCGACATCCCGGACTTCCGTCCGGGCGACACGCTGAAGGTGCACGTCCGTGTCACCGAGGGCAACCGGAGCCGGATCCAGGTCTTCCAGGGCGTGGTGATCCGGCGGCAGGGCGGCGGTGCCCGGGAGACCTTCACCGTCCGCAAGGTCAGCTACGGCGTGGGCGTGGAGCGGACCTTCCCGCTCAACAGCCCCTCGATCGAGAAGATCGAGGTCGTCACCCGCGGTGACGTCCGCCGCGCCAAGCTCTACTACCTGCGCAACCTGCGCGGCAAGGCCGCCCGCATCAAGGAGAAGCGCGAGTCTTGA